The Arachis ipaensis cultivar K30076 chromosome B07, Araip1.1, whole genome shotgun sequence genome includes a window with the following:
- the LOC110265019 gene encoding uncharacterized protein LOC110265019 produces MLVLTEFDLQYVAAKAVKGQVIADFLVDNSNNLNDQGANVLDIKVDYWKLYFDGSKHKDGAGVGILMISPEGIPSEFLFELKYPCLNNMAEYETLILGLEILIDKGALEVQILGDSQLVLKQLSKEFKCNNETLQKYLATAWELLTSFRKVSLVHIPRIHNEIANELAQIVSRYRIGPETLRKLASIHQILVPADEREALCIGEWEDNN; encoded by the coding sequence ATGCTAGTTTTGACAGAATTTGATTTGCAATATGTCGCAGCCAAAGCTGTGAAAGGTCAGGTTATTGCAGATTTTCTTGTTGATAATTCGAATAATCTGAATGACCAGGGGGCAAATGTACTCGACATTAAAGTCGATTATTGGAAGTTGTATTTTGATGGATCGAAGCACAAAGATGGTGCAGGGGTTGGAATTCTTATGATCTCGCCAGAAGGGATTCCATCAGAATTCTTGTTTGAACTAAAATATCCTTGTTTGAATAATATGGCAGAGTATGAAACTTTAATTTTGGGTCTAGAAATATTGATCGATAAGGGAGCTTTGGAAGTCCAAATCCTAGGGGACTCTCAGTTAGTCCTAAAACAGTTATCGAAGGAGTTTAAATGCAATAATGAGACACTGCAAAAATATTTAGCAACAGCTTGGGAGTTGTTGACTTCGTTTCGAAAAGTTTCCTTGGTTCATATTCCAAGAATTCATAATGAGATTGCTAATGAGTTAGCCCAAATTGTTTCGAGATATAGAATCGGTCCAGAAACTTTAAGGAAATTAGCTAGTATCCATCAAATTTTAGTGCCTGCGGATGAAAGGGAGGCTTTGTGTATAGGCGAGTGGGAGGATAATAATTAG